Proteins co-encoded in one Candidatus Nomurabacteria bacterium genomic window:
- a CDS encoding phosphoketolase family protein — MWAMSDVLEKFVRAANYLSAAQIYLKDNALLAEPLQSEHIKPRLLGHWGTCPGINFTYAHLNRAIIAHDVEMMFVLGPGHGFPAVQANLFLEGTLSKYFKDITHNSAGIAHMARMFSWPYGYPSHSNPEAPGVILEGGELGYSLSTSYGAILDNPDLVVACLVGDGEAETGPTATAWHLNKLIDPGKNGAVLPILHLNGYKISGPTFYGRMSDEELKALFWGYGYEPHFVDAYVEEDVHGRMMEVMDEAIEAIRFTQHCAREGTLHENPRFPMIVLRTPKGWGSIDYIGENKIEDNCLSHQVIADQAKTDEGQRKQLEDWLRSYRFHELWDGEKFDDDIMSLIPREGRRMGDTPHARGGDPVYKPLVLPKVEDYDKEQICNLDEPICGTESGMEKIGSYLRDAMKLNADNRNLRLMSPDETYSNKLSAVFEVTKRAFVWPHKEWDRDMAWDGRVLEMLSEHSLQGLLQGYVLTGRHGVFVSYEAFVQIVASMTDQYSKFLKIARDVKWREAFPSLNYILTSGAWRQEHNGFSHQNPGFIDGVLQRQGCYTNVYFPADANSALVAFERMMKSTKEINVLVCEKRPLPVWRTIDEAKRDMEDGVAIWDFASDEDPHMVFAAAGDYPTLEALAAISLVRQMVPAMRMRFVNISSLSALGIGNSSCRVLRHDFKHYFTEEQPVLVNFHGYPQTMKQVLFDYAQNPDRFIVHGYEESGSTTTPFDMMVRNRVDRYHLAMEAFAKAAEQNVITETEAQKLISSFQEKLAEHRAYVIEHGEDLEEITNWVWQQR; from the coding sequence ATGTGGGCAATGAGTGATGTTCTTGAAAAGTTCGTTCGCGCTGCCAATTATTTGTCAGCTGCGCAAATTTATTTAAAAGATAATGCATTATTAGCCGAGCCACTTCAGTCTGAGCATATTAAGCCGCGACTCTTGGGGCACTGGGGTACCTGTCCAGGTATCAACTTTACCTACGCTCATCTCAATCGGGCGATAATTGCGCACGATGTCGAGATGATGTTCGTGCTTGGTCCGGGGCACGGCTTCCCGGCGGTACAGGCCAATCTCTTCCTCGAGGGGACGTTATCGAAGTATTTCAAAGACATCACGCACAACTCAGCGGGCATTGCGCACATGGCGCGCATGTTCTCGTGGCCATATGGCTACCCAAGTCACAGCAACCCAGAGGCGCCGGGCGTTATCCTTGAAGGTGGGGAGCTTGGCTACTCACTCTCTACCTCATACGGTGCCATTCTCGATAATCCAGATTTGGTCGTGGCGTGTCTCGTTGGTGACGGTGAAGCTGAGACTGGTCCAACGGCCACGGCGTGGCATTTAAATAAATTAATCGACCCGGGCAAGAATGGCGCGGTGTTGCCAATCTTGCACCTCAATGGCTACAAGATTTCTGGCCCAACATTTTACGGACGCATGAGCGATGAAGAGCTCAAGGCGCTCTTCTGGGGTTACGGGTATGAACCACACTTTGTGGATGCGTATGTTGAAGAAGACGTACATGGTCGCATGATGGAGGTGATGGACGAGGCGATTGAAGCGATTCGTTTTACGCAGCACTGCGCGCGTGAGGGGACGCTGCATGAGAATCCTCGTTTTCCAATGATTGTTTTGCGTACACCAAAGGGCTGGGGCAGTATCGATTATATTGGTGAAAATAAAATTGAAGACAACTGTCTCTCACATCAAGTGATTGCTGACCAGGCAAAGACTGACGAAGGGCAGCGCAAGCAGCTCGAAGACTGGCTTCGTTCGTATCGATTCCATGAGCTATGGGATGGCGAGAAGTTCGATGATGACATCATGAGCCTGATTCCGCGCGAAGGTCGTCGTATGGGTGATACGCCACATGCTCGTGGCGGTGACCCAGTCTACAAGCCGCTCGTTTTGCCGAAGGTAGAAGACTACGACAAAGAGCAGATTTGTAATCTTGACGAACCAATTTGTGGTACCGAAAGCGGTATGGAAAAGATTGGGTCGTACTTGCGTGATGCTATGAAGCTCAACGCTGACAATCGTAATCTTCGTCTCATGTCGCCAGATGAGACCTACTCGAATAAGCTAAGTGCTGTTTTTGAAGTGACTAAACGTGCCTTTGTGTGGCCACATAAGGAATGGGATCGTGATATGGCGTGGGATGGTCGCGTGCTTGAGATGCTGTCTGAGCACTCACTCCAGGGGCTTTTACAGGGTTATGTGCTCACGGGTCGTCATGGCGTGTTTGTGTCATATGAAGCCTTCGTGCAGATTGTGGCGAGTATGACCGATCAATATTCAAAGTTTCTCAAAATTGCCCGTGATGTGAAATGGCGTGAAGCCTTCCCGTCACTCAACTACATCCTTACCTCAGGTGCGTGGCGTCAAGAGCATAACGGCTTCTCACACCAAAACCCTGGCTTTATCGATGGGGTCTTGCAGCGACAGGGATGCTACACCAATGTGTACTTTCCAGCCGACGCCAACTCAGCACTAGTGGCATTTGAGCGCATGATGAAGTCAACTAAGGAGATTAATGTGCTGGTGTGTGAAAAACGACCGCTCCCAGTCTGGCGTACCATTGATGAAGCCAAGCGTGACATGGAAGACGGTGTGGCAATTTGGGATTTTGCCAGTGATGAAGATCCACACATGGTCTTTGCGGCGGCAGGGGACTACCCAACACTCGAGGCGCTTGCAGCTATTAGTTTGGTCCGTCAGATGGTGCCGGCGATGCGCATGCGCTTTGTAAATATTTCTTCACTGTCAGCGCTTGGTATTGGCAACTCAAGTTGTCGCGTACTTCGTCATGACTTCAAACACTATTTCACCGAAGAGCAGCCAGTCTTGGTTAATTTCCACGGTTACCCACAGACGATGAAACAGGTGCTCTTTGATTACGCTCAGAACCCAGATCGTTTCATTGTGCATGGGTACGAAGAAAGCGGCTCAACTACTACACCATTTGACATGATGGTGCGAAACCGCGTCGATCGTTACCACCTAGCGATGGAAGCCTTTGCAAAAGCTGCCGAGCAAAATGTGATTACTGAGACTGAAGCACAAAAGCTCATCTCAAGTTTCCAAGAGAAGTTGGCTGAACATCGTGCCTACGTAATTGAACACGGAGAAGATCTAGAAGAAATTACAAACTGGGTATGGCAACAACGTTAG
- a CDS encoding PAS domain-containing sensor histidine kinase, translating to MSWYQKNRKPLFQAILIFVLLFGSVVLLTLYYDFTNIDLGGLLFLMSFLCCVFVAKNIYDVTQNSVTSEELKKSVALDMAATSEELYVQLYKNSPVPYLIIDFEGNIKSANISAVRMLGVAQLKVKGINIFSRLQSTEPEHLDLLVEKYRNGIAVSDEMVRVRRPDHREVWSLLSLFGFTNVSGERVGLMTLVDITKQKKAEDAKSEFVSLASHQLRTPIAGMKWSAELLLMDDSNALTERQHKYIDRLLISIMRMSRLVDDFLRVSRFELGTFKAEYTTVSLSELFDDIISELAVKVDQKKLIVKKFYDETVDAVVTDQNLIRMIVTNLYSNATKYTREEGTIHLGFGRKDDSLVITVADNGMGIPAEDQEEIFSKLFRASNAVRNVPDGTGLGLYIVREAVAVLKGQVTFTTTENIGTTFEVTLPLELSAETKK from the coding sequence ATGTCTTGGTATCAAAAAAATCGTAAGCCACTCTTTCAGGCAATTCTTATATTTGTCCTGCTTTTTGGTTCAGTGGTGTTACTGACGCTTTACTATGATTTCACCAATATAGATCTTGGGGGATTATTGTTTCTGATGTCTTTCTTGTGTTGTGTTTTCGTGGCAAAAAATATCTATGACGTGACTCAGAATAGTGTAACCTCGGAAGAGCTTAAAAAAAGTGTTGCGCTCGATATGGCGGCTACGTCCGAAGAACTCTATGTACAGTTATATAAAAATAGTCCAGTTCCGTATCTTATCATCGATTTTGAGGGGAACATTAAATCTGCCAATATTTCTGCGGTACGCATGCTGGGAGTGGCGCAGCTTAAGGTAAAGGGTATTAATATTTTTAGTCGTTTGCAAAGTACTGAGCCCGAACATCTCGATTTACTGGTTGAAAAATACCGCAATGGTATCGCGGTGAGCGATGAAATGGTTCGAGTGAGGCGTCCCGATCACCGCGAGGTTTGGTCACTTTTGTCACTTTTTGGTTTTACCAATGTTAGTGGCGAACGGGTTGGCCTCATGACGCTGGTTGATATCACCAAACAAAAAAAAGCTGAGGATGCAAAATCAGAATTTGTTTCGTTGGCCTCACACCAATTGCGCACACCAATTGCTGGCATGAAGTGGAGCGCGGAGCTGCTTCTTATGGACGACTCAAATGCGCTCACAGAGCGTCAGCATAAGTACATTGATCGATTGCTTATCAGTATCATGCGTATGTCTCGACTGGTTGACGACTTCCTTCGTGTTTCGCGCTTTGAATTAGGTACTTTTAAGGCGGAATACACCACGGTGTCTTTGTCAGAACTGTTTGATGACATCATATCAGAATTGGCTGTTAAAGTTGATCAGAAAAAACTCATCGTGAAAAAGTTTTACGATGAGACCGTTGACGCAGTAGTTACTGATCAAAATCTTATCCGGATGATCGTCACCAACTTATATTCAAACGCAACCAAATACACCCGTGAGGAGGGAACTATCCATTTAGGATTTGGACGCAAGGATGACAGTCTGGTGATTACTGTGGCTGACAATGGTATGGGAATTCCGGCAGAAGACCAAGAAGAGATTTTCAGTAAATTATTCCGTGCATCCAACGCGGTTCGCAACGTGCCGGATGGGACAGGACTGGGGCTGTACATTGTTCGTGAAGCAGTTGCGGTACTAAAGGGTCAGGTTACCTTTACTACTACTGAAAATATTGGCACTACGTTTGAAGTTACTTTGCCGCTAGAGCTCTCGGCTGAAACAAAAAAGTAA
- a CDS encoding response regulator transcription factor has translation MEKKKILVIEDSPYLAESLFDMLSIKGYEAVLAPTGREGVAMAIEQKPDLILLDIRLPDIDGYEVYRRIRETDWGAKAKIMVLTASESVDNISKNIDLPLEDVLFKPNWSVMDLLARIEERLS, from the coding sequence ATGGAAAAGAAAAAGATACTTGTCATTGAAGACTCTCCGTACCTAGCAGAATCATTATTCGATATGCTAAGCATCAAAGGCTACGAGGCAGTGTTAGCGCCAACTGGACGAGAGGGGGTCGCTATGGCAATTGAGCAAAAACCAGACCTCATTCTGCTCGACATTCGTCTACCTGATATTGATGGTTACGAAGTATATCGACGCATCCGCGAAACCGACTGGGGTGCGAAAGCAAAAATCATGGTGCTTACCGCTTCTGAATCGGTAGATAACATTTCAAAAAATATTGATTTACCTTTGGAGGATGTTTTGTTTAAACCAAACTGGAGCGTCATGGATTTACTCGCCCGAATCGAAGAGCGCCTCTCATAG
- the smpB gene encoding SsrA-binding protein SmpB, which yields MTTYIQNRKARFDFDILETVEAGLVLFGFEAKSIRTGKVKLEGSYVIIRGDEAFLVGATISPYQAPNTPKSYETDRPRKLLLSRKQIAELKRQSETDRLTIVPIKLYNNNRHIKLEIGVARGKKKHDKRESLKERDSKRDIARTLKNQY from the coding sequence ATGACCACATATATTCAAAACCGCAAAGCCCGCTTCGACTTCGACATTTTAGAAACTGTCGAAGCGGGCTTAGTGCTCTTCGGTTTTGAAGCCAAATCTATCCGCACTGGCAAGGTAAAACTCGAAGGCTCGTATGTGATTATTCGTGGCGATGAAGCTTTTCTCGTGGGAGCAACTATCAGCCCTTACCAAGCACCCAATACTCCCAAAAGCTACGAAACCGACCGGCCACGCAAACTGCTCCTATCGAGGAAACAGATTGCCGAACTCAAGCGCCAGTCCGAAACGGACCGTTTGACAATAGTGCCTATTAAATTGTATAATAATAACAGGCATATCAAGCTCGAAATTGGCGTGGCTCGTGGTAAAAAGAAACACGATAAGCGCGAGAGCTTGAAGGAGCGAGACAGCAAACGCGATATCGCCCGCACTTTGAAAAATCAGTATTAG
- the hflB gene encoding ATP-dependent zinc metalloprotease FtsH, producing MLSTLLLLIFITALFSYLTENKATEPDQLTITDVVEQVRAGEVKEIVVRGTELEVTYVDETKTHGIAKREVDASISESLTNLGVTSDELANISIDVQRETGFLYWFGQFAPFMFPLILLGVIIWFFTRSVKGAGMQAMSFGSSKARMIDPNDQNQKVTFKDVAGAKEAKQELEEIVDFLRNPKKFLDIGAEIPKGVMMMGSPGTGKTLLARAVAGEAGVPFFSISGSEFVEMFVGVGASRVRDLFQMAKKAAPAIIFVDEIDAVGRVRGTGVGGGNDEREQTLNQILVEMDGFEPNAKVIVMAATNRPDVLDPALLRPGRFDRRVTIDLPDRKDREAILAVHARKKPLQEDVNLEIIAQRTPGFSGADLYSLMNEAAILAAREKRKQVGQFDIIRSIEKVMLGPERKTHVLSKYEKLVTAYHEVGHALVASVLPYADPVQKISIISRGRAAGYTLKLPDQDRRMHTRKEFLDDIAMTLGGYVTEEMVFDDLSTGPSNDLQVVAAMARDMVAKYGMSEKLGPVAYDGMGGRLIGGGMSEDRAYGAQVAKTIDEEVTRIIEEGKNTAREILTKYRTALDEISKKLVEVETLEREEYEALLKQYNVPIKDAYAEMYKEEEKIGDPSRGLEILPETKE from the coding sequence ATGCTGTCGACATTGTTGCTACTTATCTTTATTACCGCCTTGTTTTCGTATTTAACAGAAAATAAAGCGACGGAACCAGATCAGCTGACTATCACTGACGTGGTAGAGCAGGTGAGGGCTGGGGAGGTGAAGGAGATTGTGGTGCGCGGCACTGAGCTTGAAGTGACATACGTCGATGAGACCAAAACACACGGTATTGCCAAGCGTGAAGTCGACGCGTCTATTTCTGAATCACTCACCAATCTCGGGGTTACTTCTGATGAGTTGGCGAACATTTCTATTGACGTGCAGCGTGAGACAGGCTTCTTGTATTGGTTTGGCCAGTTTGCGCCATTCATGTTTCCGCTCATTTTACTTGGTGTGATTATTTGGTTTTTCACACGCAGTGTAAAGGGGGCGGGTATGCAGGCGATGAGTTTTGGTTCTTCGAAAGCGCGCATGATTGATCCAAACGATCAAAATCAAAAAGTTACCTTCAAAGATGTGGCTGGGGCTAAAGAGGCCAAGCAGGAACTCGAAGAAATTGTTGATTTTCTCCGTAATCCAAAAAAGTTTCTCGATATTGGTGCGGAGATTCCAAAGGGAGTGATGATGATGGGTTCTCCGGGAACAGGTAAGACGCTCTTGGCGCGTGCAGTAGCCGGGGAAGCAGGTGTGCCCTTCTTCTCAATTTCTGGTTCAGAGTTCGTGGAAATGTTTGTGGGCGTAGGTGCGTCACGAGTACGCGACCTTTTCCAGATGGCAAAGAAAGCTGCTCCAGCAATTATTTTCGTAGACGAAATCGACGCGGTCGGCCGCGTGCGTGGTACGGGGGTAGGTGGTGGAAACGACGAACGTGAACAAACGCTCAATCAAATCTTGGTTGAAATGGATGGCTTTGAGCCAAATGCCAAGGTGATTGTGATGGCAGCCACCAATCGCCCGGATGTGCTCGATCCTGCGCTACTTCGTCCTGGACGGTTCGATCGTCGCGTAACGATTGATCTACCAGACCGCAAAGACCGCGAAGCAATTCTTGCGGTACATGCCCGCAAGAAGCCGCTGCAGGAAGATGTGAATCTAGAAATTATTGCACAACGTACTCCTGGCTTCTCGGGTGCTGATCTCTATTCACTCATGAATGAAGCAGCGATTCTTGCTGCGCGAGAAAAGCGCAAGCAAGTGGGACAATTTGATATCATCCGTTCAATCGAGAAGGTGATGCTTGGTCCGGAACGCAAAACACATGTGCTTTCGAAGTACGAGAAATTGGTGACGGCGTATCATGAAGTTGGACATGCGCTGGTCGCATCTGTTTTGCCGTACGCGGATCCGGTGCAAAAAATCTCTATTATTTCTCGCGGACGAGCCGCAGGCTATACACTTAAGCTTCCAGACCAGGATCGTCGCATGCATACCCGCAAGGAATTTCTTGATGATATCGCAATGACGCTCGGTGGATATGTGACGGAAGAAATGGTCTTTGATGATCTTTCAACCGGTCCGTCAAACGATTTGCAGGTAGTCGCTGCGATGGCGCGTGATATGGTAGCGAAGTACGGCATGAGTGAGAAGCTTGGTCCGGTAGCCTACGATGGTATGGGTGGTCGCCTCATTGGCGGCGGTATGTCAGAAGACCGTGCCTACGGTGCGCAGGTAGCCAAGACGATTGATGAAGAAGTGACACGTATCATCGAAGAAGGAAAAAATACTGCACGTGAAATTCTTACAAAGTATCGTACCGCGCTCGATGAAATATCTAAGAAGCTTGTTGAAGTAGAAACGCTTGAGCGTGAAGAATACGAGGCGCTTTTGAAGCAATACAATGTACCGATTAAGGATGCGTATGCTGAGATGTATAAAGAAGAAGAGAAGATTGGTGATCCGAGTCGGGGTCTAGAGATATTGCCAGAGACAAAAGAGTAG
- a CDS encoding ABC transporter ATP-binding protein, translated as MKPIIQANNIHRSFGSGDLTTHVLKGIDVTVHEGEFVAIMGKSGAGKSTLMYQLSVLDEPTEGSVLINGTNVLQLDERGKTSFRLNTLGYIFQNYALVPDLTAEENVMLPVLMRGTAWQEARQIARAVIDSVGLTGKYTNLPAELSGGEQQRVSIARAVAGKPKILFADEPTANLDSVSGQQVIDLITALNRDHNQTIVMVTHEREYAMNCHRIIHMEDGQVTTEEQLQ; from the coding sequence ATGAAACCTATTATTCAAGCAAATAACATTCACCGATCATTTGGCAGCGGCGACCTTACCACACATGTTTTAAAAGGTATTGATGTTACCGTGCATGAGGGAGAATTTGTTGCCATTATGGGCAAATCAGGCGCTGGTAAGTCGACGTTGATGTACCAGCTTTCTGTATTAGATGAGCCAACCGAAGGAAGCGTTTTGATTAACGGCACTAACGTACTACAACTTGACGAACGCGGAAAAACTTCATTTCGACTCAACACTCTTGGTTATATTTTTCAAAATTACGCGCTGGTACCAGATCTCACCGCTGAAGAGAACGTTATGCTTCCTGTACTTATGCGCGGCACCGCTTGGCAAGAAGCAAGGCAAATTGCGCGCGCGGTAATCGATAGCGTGGGACTCACCGGCAAATACACCAACCTCCCAGCTGAGCTCTCCGGTGGCGAACAACAACGTGTTTCAATCGCACGAGCAGTAGCTGGTAAACCAAAGATTTTATTTGCTGATGAACCTACCGCAAACCTCGACAGTGTCTCTGGTCAACAAGTAATTGATCTCATTACCGCTCTAAACCGCGACCACAACCAAACCATCGTCATGGTTACACATGAGCGTGAGTATGCCATGAACTGCCACCGCATCATTCACATGGAAGACGGCCAGGTGACCACTGAGGAACAGCTGCAGTAA
- a CDS encoding ABC transporter permease — MQLFRIGALLAWRQIQRANKWTTLLIIFVMMLTFLNLIAVSGVLVGLITGAERAVRAESLGDIILKEPEGEDHILETPTVLRELASYPEIESYSVRYQAGATLEANYKERRDLSAERDIANVTVTGIDPLLEDNMSHLSQNVVRGEYLNPNEEGYILVGYYYLQESSDKFGDIFDTLNIANPGETVRLTVGDVSKEFIVKGIIESKVDEVSLNTYIPEREFRRLFGRVDQNADIIVVRARPEFTDTQVKDALVTGGLSNYAKIQTFDEGKPKFITDIKNTMNLLGTFIGSIGIVVASITIFIIIFINALSRRQQIGILKGIGIERRAIEIAYVLQAAFYAILGSGLGALLTYGFLIGYFERNPIKFPFSDGVLVAPPDETFLRFTVLFIVTLFAGLLPAWMIVRQNTLNSILGRK; from the coding sequence ATGCAGCTCTTTCGCATCGGTGCACTACTTGCTTGGCGACAAATCCAGCGAGCCAACAAATGGACAACGCTGCTTATTATCTTCGTGATGATGCTCACCTTTCTCAATCTGATCGCTGTCTCAGGTGTGCTTGTAGGACTCATCACTGGTGCTGAACGTGCCGTACGCGCTGAGTCACTTGGCGATATTATTCTCAAAGAACCAGAGGGTGAAGATCATATTTTAGAAACACCGACCGTTTTGCGCGAGCTCGCCAGCTACCCTGAAATTGAGTCATATTCGGTGCGTTACCAAGCTGGAGCCACCTTAGAGGCAAACTACAAGGAGCGCCGAGACTTAAGCGCCGAGCGAGATATTGCCAATGTAACCGTCACTGGCATCGACCCACTCCTTGAAGACAATATGTCACACCTCAGTCAAAATGTCGTACGCGGTGAGTATCTCAACCCTAACGAAGAGGGATATATACTTGTAGGCTATTACTACCTGCAGGAATCGTCAGATAAATTTGGTGACATTTTTGACACACTCAATATAGCCAATCCAGGAGAAACCGTTCGTCTGACCGTCGGTGATGTATCGAAAGAATTTATCGTCAAAGGCATCATTGAATCAAAGGTGGACGAAGTATCACTCAACACCTACATTCCCGAGCGAGAGTTTCGCCGCCTTTTTGGGCGCGTTGACCAAAATGCCGATATTATTGTAGTCCGAGCCCGACCAGAGTTTACCGACACACAAGTAAAGGACGCGCTTGTTACAGGTGGATTAAGCAACTACGCCAAAATTCAAACTTTTGATGAAGGAAAACCGAAGTTCATTACCGACATTAAAAACACCATGAATCTCCTCGGCACCTTTATCGGCTCCATTGGCATTGTGGTGGCTTCAATCACCATCTTTATCATCATCTTTATCAATGCACTCTCCCGTCGCCAGCAAATCGGGATTCTCAAAGGCATTGGCATTGAGCGTCGCGCTATTGAAATCGCCTACGTTCTGCAAGCAGCCTTTTACGCCATTCTCGGCTCAGGTCTTGGTGCCCTGCTCACCTACGGCTTCTTGATTGGATACTTTGAGCGCAACCCAATCAAATTTCCGTTTAGTGACGGCGTGCTGGTCGCTCCTCCCGATGAAACATTCTTACGTTTTACGGTACTGTTTATTGTGACCCTGTTTGCCGGACTCTTACCAGCCTGGATGATTGTTCGTCAGAACACCCTTAATTCTATTTTAGGTCGCAAATAA
- a CDS encoding HlyD family efflux transporter periplasmic adaptor subunit translates to MIRFLHTKSTYTVIAIAVIIFVAYMIHSVSTRTDSTLITTTVETGSVRQLVSISGVTSAKQSAELAFPAGGIVTNVLVETGSIVTAGDVLVTLDARTLYADRQNALAALDRARADLAELLEGPTGSAREVTSETVASKEAALATTKETEAQKVSNAYHALLSADLSAYSDDPNEDALPPTVRGTYVCDTEGVYTLEVFNSKADSGFSYRLSGLETGTYIASVEQPIALGTCGLRIQFNASSFYNNSVWHIDIPNKKSAQYTTYRNAHSLAITQANSAIELATQAVALVKADANNQNAPARSEAVIRAEAAVTQAEAQLARIDASISDRSLRAPFNGVITEIDILKGETVSTLPIVTLLGDNAFEVTARVPEIDISKIVASQTAEMRFDAQPATIVTGTVTFISPQATEIDGVAYYEAKIQFADLPSWMRSGLNADIEIITAQSSDVLRIPKRFLNQTATGYEVLVKRGNTTASTTIEVLLEGNDGFVAITGLTAGDTLLAP, encoded by the coding sequence ATGATTCGATTCCTCCACACCAAATCTACATACACTGTGATAGCTATCGCTGTGATTATTTTTGTAGCGTACATGATTCACAGTGTAAGCACACGTACAGACAGCACCCTTATTACCACAACGGTGGAAACAGGCTCCGTACGCCAGCTCGTATCTATCTCTGGTGTCACCTCCGCCAAGCAATCCGCTGAGCTTGCGTTTCCTGCCGGCGGTATTGTCACTAACGTTCTCGTCGAGACCGGCAGTATCGTAACAGCCGGCGATGTGCTCGTAACCCTTGATGCACGCACGCTTTACGCTGATCGCCAAAACGCTCTCGCTGCACTTGATCGTGCACGAGCTGATTTGGCCGAACTGCTTGAAGGCCCAACTGGCTCAGCAAGAGAAGTGACCTCTGAAACAGTAGCTTCCAAGGAAGCAGCGCTTGCAACCACCAAAGAAACCGAGGCGCAGAAAGTAAGCAATGCGTACCATGCACTGCTATCGGCTGATTTATCTGCGTACTCAGATGACCCAAACGAAGACGCGCTGCCCCCGACGGTACGCGGCACCTACGTCTGTGATACAGAAGGTGTATATACATTAGAGGTGTTCAATTCAAAAGCTGACTCCGGTTTTTCTTACCGTCTCTCTGGCTTAGAAACGGGCACATATATCGCATCTGTTGAACAGCCAATCGCACTCGGTACTTGCGGTCTCCGTATTCAATTTAATGCATCATCCTTCTACAATAACTCAGTCTGGCACATTGATATTCCCAATAAAAAATCAGCGCAATACACAACGTACCGCAACGCGCACAGTCTAGCGATTACTCAGGCAAACAGTGCAATTGAACTGGCGACACAAGCAGTTGCGCTAGTTAAGGCTGACGCAAACAACCAAAATGCACCGGCGCGCAGCGAGGCGGTCATCCGCGCTGAAGCAGCGGTAACACAAGCCGAAGCACAACTTGCACGCATCGACGCTTCTATTTCCGACCGCTCGCTGCGCGCACCATTTAACGGCGTGATCACAGAAATTGACATTCTCAAGGGAGAGACCGTCTCTACGCTACCAATCGTAACACTCCTTGGCGATAATGCGTTTGAAGTAACCGCCCGAGTGCCAGAAATTGACATTAGTAAGATTGTAGCTAGTCAAACTGCCGAGATGCGTTTCGATGCCCAACCCGCAACCATCGTAACCGGCACCGTCACTTTCATTTCTCCCCAGGCCACTGAAATAGATGGCGTTGCATACTATGAAGCAAAAATTCAGTTTGCAGACCTGCCGTCATGGATGCGCAGCGGCCTCAACGCCGACATTGAAATTATCACCGCGCAGTCAAGCGATGTGCTTCGTATTCCTAAACGCTTCTTAAACCAAACAGCTACTGGCTATGAAGTGCTCGTCAAGCGCGGCAATACCACCGCTTCTACCACTATCGAGGTTCTTTTAGAAGGCAATGATGGCTTTGTGGCAATTACTGGCCTAACTGCAGGAGATACGCTCCTCGCTCCATAG